A genomic region of Crocosphaera sp. UHCC 0190 contains the following coding sequences:
- a CDS encoding DUF565 domain-containing protein has product MQRTRLNTLVEFTQSRLNQTFSNPWRRISLSLISVLLGFFVGQAVSLTAGQEAYWDVTVGVILLLFTETISNIAYRRRKREARSLWLDILNLFKIGVTYSLYLEALKLGS; this is encoded by the coding sequence ATGCAGCGAACTAGACTGAATACTTTAGTTGAATTTACACAAAGTCGATTAAATCAAACTTTTAGTAATCCTTGGCGACGGATTTCCTTAAGTCTGATAAGTGTATTATTAGGCTTTTTTGTGGGGCAAGCTGTTTCACTTACTGCTGGACAAGAAGCCTATTGGGATGTCACTGTGGGAGTAATTCTTCTCCTCTTTACAGAAACAATTAGTAATATAGCTTATCGTCGTCGCAAGCGCGAGGCGCGATCACTTTGGCTTGATATTTTAAACCTTTTTAAAATTGGTGTCACCTATAGTCTGTATTTAGAGGCACTGAAACTTGGTTCATAA
- a CDS encoding DUF3611 family protein translates to MSQNYEIARPLPPNVKRAATILSWAGNIGFWGQLILGVLAVALLSLSLAGLVVQQKSAEGTSFSIFCSIAGVLALIISIIICFRYKKIARLMRNPEATQRPKKASTLQLIRAGLLSNLVGIFFSIIGAEGFVGILWQKLSNIPQGAAVYDTSKLPTPSEILLLLANTHTVLCHFVGLVVGLYLLDRLDR, encoded by the coding sequence ATGAGTCAAAACTACGAAATTGCTCGCCCTCTTCCCCCTAATGTCAAACGCGCTGCAACCATTCTCTCATGGGCAGGAAATATTGGTTTCTGGGGACAGTTAATTTTAGGAGTGTTGGCCGTTGCTCTTTTATCCCTCTCTTTAGCGGGTTTAGTCGTTCAACAAAAATCGGCTGAAGGAACTAGCTTTAGTATCTTCTGCTCCATTGCTGGTGTTTTAGCTCTAATTATCAGTATTATTATTTGTTTCCGCTATAAAAAAATTGCTCGGTTGATGAGAAATCCTGAAGCCACACAACGCCCGAAAAAAGCATCAACTTTACAACTGATTAGGGCAGGGTTATTATCTAATTTAGTGGGTATTTTCTTCTCAATTATTGGGGCAGAAGGATTTGTTGGAATTCTCTGGCAGAAATTATCCAATATTCCTCAAGGCGCGGCTGTTTATGATACCAGCAAGCTACCAACACCCAGCGAAATTTTACTACTTCTTGCTAATACCCATACGGTTTTATGTCATTTTGTTGGGCTTGTTGTTGGTTTATATTTATTAGATCGTCTTGATAGATAA
- a CDS encoding aspartate aminotransferase, whose protein sequence is MSLNWIRRADRLKALPPYVFARLDELKARAREQGLDLIDLGMGNPDGLAPQPVIDAAIAALHEPQTHGYPPFEGTASFRQGITTWYQRCYRVDLDPSCEALPLIGSKEGLGHLALAYINPGDVVLVPSPSYPAHFRGPLIAGGQIYPLILSAEKDWLIDLSSIPENIAQAAKILYFNYPNNPTTATAPREFFEEIVKWAHHYEIMLVHDLCYAELAFDGYQPTSLLEIPGGKEIGVEFHTLSKTYNMAGWRVGFVVGNGSIIQGLRTLKTNLDYGIFAAVQAAAETALQLPDIYIKRVQERYQTRRDFLIKGLGELGWKIKPSQATMYMWIPCPVGTNSTDFALDVLEKTGIVFTPGNAFGEGGEGYVRVSLIAECDRLGEALNRLKQAGIYYDKSLIV, encoded by the coding sequence ATGAGTTTGAATTGGATTCGCCGTGCCGATCGCTTAAAGGCTTTACCTCCCTATGTTTTTGCCCGCTTAGATGAACTCAAAGCAAGGGCTAGGGAACAGGGGTTAGATTTGATAGACTTGGGTATGGGGAACCCTGATGGGTTGGCCCCTCAACCTGTGATTGATGCTGCGATCGCGGCGTTACATGAGCCGCAAACTCATGGATATCCACCCTTTGAAGGAACAGCTAGTTTTCGCCAGGGGATCACTACTTGGTATCAACGCTGTTATCGGGTAGATCTCGATCCCAGTTGTGAAGCTTTGCCATTAATTGGCTCTAAGGAAGGGTTGGGTCATTTAGCCCTAGCATATATTAATCCTGGGGATGTGGTATTAGTTCCCAGTCCTTCTTATCCGGCTCATTTTCGGGGGCCATTAATTGCGGGGGGACAAATTTACCCATTGATTTTGTCCGCAGAAAAAGATTGGTTGATTGATCTAAGTTCCATTCCTGAAAATATAGCTCAAGCAGCTAAAATTCTTTATTTTAACTATCCTAATAATCCCACAACGGCAACGGCACCAAGGGAGTTTTTTGAAGAGATTGTAAAGTGGGCCCATCATTATGAAATCATGTTAGTACATGATCTATGTTATGCCGAATTAGCTTTTGACGGATATCAACCAACCAGTTTATTAGAAATTCCTGGGGGGAAAGAAATTGGGGTGGAATTTCATACCTTATCCAAAACCTATAATATGGCGGGATGGCGTGTGGGATTTGTCGTGGGAAATGGGTCGATTATTCAAGGGTTACGGACACTTAAAACTAACCTAGATTATGGGATTTTTGCCGCCGTACAAGCGGCAGCAGAAACAGCCTTACAGTTGCCTGATATTTATATTAAACGAGTGCAGGAACGCTATCAAACAAGACGAGATTTTTTGATTAAAGGGTTAGGAGAATTAGGGTGGAAAATCAAGCCATCTCAAGCAACCATGTATATGTGGATTCCTTGTCCAGTGGGGACAAATTCGACAGATTTTGCCTTAGATGTCTTGGAAAAAACAGGTATTGTTTTTACCCCTGGCAATGCCTTTGGTGAAGGAGGAGAAGGCTATGTTCGGGTGAGTTTAATTGCGGAATGTGATCGCTTGGGAGAGGCGTTAAACCGTCTGAAACAAGCGGGAATTTATTATGACAAAAGTTTGATTGTTTAA
- a CDS encoding PspA/IM30 family protein produces the protein MEWLERVSRAVRAQINSLVQEAEDPEKLLEEAIAQMEQELIAMRRALAEAIATHKSAERQLARYEAAASKWYERAELALEKGNEVLAREALVNRQSYQQQAQTIQNQLGQQTQIIQKVKQDLRQLEQKYSEAKAKKSLYLARLRSAMASQKLNEVMGNFVPGSSDNLFEKIDARILELEAQSELMGHLGDPLEKQFTELEGNKNIEADLANLKAKKLKSSPSELEELRAKIDKL, from the coding sequence ATGGAATGGTTAGAACGGGTTAGTCGGGCGGTACGGGCGCAAATTAATAGCTTGGTGCAGGAAGCAGAAGATCCCGAAAAGCTACTAGAAGAAGCGATCGCCCAAATGGAACAGGAATTAATTGCCATGCGTCGTGCCTTAGCTGAGGCGATCGCTACCCATAAGAGTGCAGAACGCCAATTGGCCCGTTATGAGGCTGCGGCTAGTAAATGGTATGAAAGAGCAGAATTAGCCTTAGAAAAGGGCAATGAAGTCTTAGCAAGAGAAGCGTTAGTTAATCGTCAATCTTATCAACAACAAGCCCAAACTATTCAAAATCAACTGGGTCAACAAACGCAAATTATTCAGAAAGTTAAGCAAGATTTACGGCAATTAGAACAAAAATATAGTGAAGCAAAAGCGAAAAAAAGTCTTTATTTGGCCCGACTTCGTTCTGCGATGGCTTCTCAAAAACTTAATGAAGTCATGGGAAATTTTGTGCCTGGTAGTTCTGATAATCTTTTTGAGAAAATTGATGCCAGAATTTTAGAACTTGAGGCCCAATCAGAATTAATGGGACATCTGGGTGATCCTCTAGAAAAACAGTTTACTGAACTTGAAGGAAACAAAAATATTGAGGCTGATTTAGCTAATCTTAAAGCTAAGAAACTTAAATCTTCTCCTTCAGAACTCGAAGAACTGCGGGCTAAAATTGATAAACTATAA